The genomic stretch TATAACGGGCATTTTTGGCTATTACTCACAATATTTAAGTATCGATGCATCTGCTGAGACATTATTGCTTGAAAATGATCAAGCTTTAAAACTGACACGCGAAGTGCATGGACGTTACATCAGCCCTGATTATTTGGTTGTCTCTTTTAGTCCTAAAGACGACATGCTCTCCGATAAAACACTTTCAACCATTAAAAGCCTTAAAGAGTCTTTGCTTAAAGTCAAAGGTGTTGAGAGCATCACCTCCATCTTAGATGTTCCTCTTTTAGAGAGCCCTCCAAAACCTATTCAAGAAGTGATTGGCAATGTTCAAACACTTGAATCTCCTAATATTGATAAATCTTTGGTACAAAAAGAGCTTACAACCAGTCCTCTGTATTCGCAAAATCTTGTCAGCAGTGATTTTAAAACAACAGCGATTATCGTCAATCTTATAGATGATCCAAAGTACACGGAACTCCTTACTAATCGCAATAAATTTATTCTTTTAGAACAAGAGAGAGAACTCACGAAAGATGAAAAAGCGCAATATGAAAATGCTAAATTAGTTTTTAAAGCGTACCGTGACAGTACCCGTGATGATACGCACCGCCTTATTGAAAATGTAAGAGCAACATTAAAACCCTATAAAGGTGAGGGCGACCTCTTTTTAGGTGGGGTCTTGATGATTGCGGATGATATGATCAGTTTTGTTAAAAATGACATTGCTATCTATGGTGTTGCTATTTTGGTCGTTATGCTGGTCATTTTATGGATTATCTTTAGGGAAATACGTTTTGTAGTTATACCTATTCTTGTTTCCATTAGTGCAGTTATTATTACCACGGGTATTAATGCCCTGATCGGCTTAGAGATAACCGTTATTTCCTCAAATTATGTTGCGATGCAGCTGATTACCACGCTTTCATTGGTGATTCATCTCATTGTTTGCTATCGCGAGGAGTACACACTTTTTCCTGATGTTTCTCAAAAAGAGCTTTTAGGCATTGTATTTGAGCGCATGGGTGTTCCTTCTATCTTTATCATTTTAACCTCCGTCGCTGGATTTGGTTCTTTGATGACCTGTAACATCGTGCCGATTATTGACCTTGGTAATATGATGAACATCGGTGTGACCATGTCATTGCTGGTAACGTATACACTTTTCCCTGCGATGATGATGCTTTTGAAAAAAGAACCGCCTATTATGGCGTTTGACAAAGCATTTACCCTCAATGAATCATTTGCCAAAATTGTAGAACACCATAGCAGGCTTATTCTTGGCGTGGTTCTGTCACTTGCGATCTTTAGTGTTTTAGGGGCATCGCGTCTGGTCGTTGAAAATAGTTTTATTAACTATTTTAAAGAGAATACTGAGATTTATAAAGGTATGAAAAAGATTGATAACAATCTTGGCGGCACAACACCTTTAGAAATTGTGGTTAAATTCCCAAAAGTAGAAGCACTTGCAAAAAATGATACCGCTACGGCAGTCGATAGTTTTGAAGACGAGTTTAACCAAGGGGGCAATGATGCGAAGTATTGGTTTACAGCTCAAAAAATGGAGACGATTTTAAAAGTACATGATTACTTGCTCTCCTTGCCAGAAGTAGGCAATGTCTCTTCTTTGGGAACACTCTCCAAAGTAGGGCGCATCATCAAACAAGGTAAAGATTTTGACAATTTTGAATTAGCGCTCATGTATAATGAACTCTCTCCTGAGTTCAAAAAAATTCTGATTTCACCGTATGTCAACATTGAGCATGATGAAGCGCGTTTTGTGGTAAGGGTTGTGGATTCAAAAAAAGATCTTAGACGCAATGAATTACTTCAAACCATTCAAACGGAACTTCATACCAAAGTGGGTCTTGAGACTGAAGATTATAACCTTGTCGGCATGATGGTCTTGTATAACAACATGCTCCAGTCACTTTTTTCATCGCAAATTTCAACATTGGGGCTTGCGGTACTTTCATTGGGAGGCATGTTCCTCTTTTTATTCCGCTCGCTTAAAATTGCCATTCTTGCGATGACGGTTAACATGGTTCCTATCAGCGTTATCTTTGGTATTATGGGCTTTGCAAACATTCCACTCGATATGATGAGCATTACGATTGCTTCCATCGCACTAGGTATTACGGTTGACAATACAATCCACTACTATTACCGTTTCAGGGAAGAATTGAAAATCGATGGTGATTACATCGCCTCGATGCACAGGGCACACGGTACGATTGCGTTTGGTATGTTCTACTACTCTCTTGCAACCATCGTAGGCTTCTTGGTTATGGTGACGTCTAATTTTATTCCAACATTGATCTTCGGACTTTTAACCGTGATCGTTTTGATCGTAGCGATTGTGTCAGACCTTCTTTTCTCTCCTTTCTTGGTCGTCTTTTTCAAACCATTTGGAAAAGGCAATAAGAACAAAAAATCGGATCTTTTGTAAATCAAACACTCACTGCCCAGCTTCTCTTGTTGTTGGGCAGTGCTTTTTCTAGAATCCGCTGAAAAGAAGTTTGAGACTAAAGCCAATGAGACCGACTCCGATGACTTTTTGCACAACGAAAAGGTAAGGGAAAAGCTTTAACGCTCTTTTGTTGCCAAAAATAAGCGTTACAATCATGTCCCACACCAGCAACAACGTTATCATCCACAGGGCATAAAAAATCTTTACATGTAAAACAGTTTCAGGCTTGATAATCGTAAAAAGAAGCGAGAAGTAAAAGAGAATGTTTTTAGGATTGAGCAGAGCTGACAAAAGCCCTTGAACAAAGAGTTTAAACGCCATTTTGCTTTTTACATGTAAAGTATTTTCAAGCGTTGGTTTGGGCGCAAAAAGCAGTAAAAAACCAAGGTAAAGTAAAAAAAGTGCCCCACCGATTTCGATGAAAGAAAGAAGCCTTGGGTATTGGCTTAAATACGCATGTCCCATGTATGCCAAAGTGATGTAAAGCGCGTTTCCACTGGCAATGCCCACACAACTCCACCACGCTTTTTGATACCCATGCGTTAAGGCGTTTTTGATGATGAGAAAAAAGTCTTGACCAGGGCTGAGAAGTGCTAGAAAATAGATGGAGGTAAGGGTAAAAAACTCTAAGCCAAACATGTAACTCCTTTTTGCATGGAAGCATAAAGGAAACGGGAAAAAAGTTATTGTATAAAATTGACTTGGTACTCTTTGGGTGTGAGAGCGGTGTGACGCTTGAAAAAGCGGTGGAAGTGGCTTTGGTCTACAAAACCGCAGTATTGAGCACATAGCGCAAGTGAGGTACCTTCTTGGAGCAATTTCTTCGCGTGGTTGATGCGTACGTCCAGCGCGTAGTGTTTAGGTGTGCAACCATAAGCTTGTTTGAAATGGCGTGTCAGTACAAAAGGGTTTACTCCAAAGCGTTTGGCGAGCTCATTTAAACACAGCGGTTCATCGACGCGGTTTTCCAAAAAATGTGCCACATTATTGAGCGTGGCGTCTACTTGTGTGGTTTCATTTTGCTTGGTATAGAGCCAAAAAAACTTTTCTAACCACACCTCCAATGCTTTTACATGTAAAGATGAATATCCCTCAATAAGCGCTTTAATAATACGCGTAAATGCTTCAAATAACGCTTTGTGAAAAATGAGAGGTGATGTTAGTGGTAGAAGTGTGGTAGCTTCTTTAAAATGTCTTTCTTGGATATGCGCGCAAAAGTCAGCGTCAAGGTAAACCATAACATAACTGCGTTTGCTCTCTTTGATAGGGTTGCACGAATGTTGCGTATAGGGTGGAATGATGGCAAGAGCGCCTTGCTCTAAAAAAAACGAACCGTTTGGTGTTTGAAAACAGGTTTGACCTTCTAGCATAAAGCCGATGGAAAGGGTAGGGTGTGCATGCGTCTCGTAAGCGCGCGTACTTTGCAGCGTTTGACGTATCTGCACAAAAGGTGCTTCCTTGTAACCTGTCGTTGTTGTTTTTGACGTATTCATGTTGGTATTGTAATATAATAATCAAAATGATGGCAAGGAGAAAAATATGCATAAACTCTTTTTTATCGTAACAATCATCGTTGCAACTTCTGCACTCTATGCTTTAGATTTGGTGCGCGAAAGTGAGCTTCAAAATGAGTGCGATCACAACAATGGTGTGGCATGTTTACAATTAGGAACGATGTACCATCTAGGTGATGGTGTCGCTACCAATTTTAGGAAAGCGAAAGAGCTCTACACTCAATCATGCAGTTTAGGCGTTGCTAAAGGCTGTTCAAGTCTTGGATTTATGTATGAAAATGGGCATGCTGGTACAAACTATGCTAAGGCGGCTGAACTGTATGAAAAAGCTTGTGTGCTTGGTGATGCCTTTGCATGTGAAAGCTTGGCTGTTTTGTATGAAAATGGTAAAGGTGTGAGTGAAGATTTGCAACAAGCAGTCAATTACTATGATCGCGCGTGCAGTGGTGGGGCAGCAAGCAGTTGCGCTCATCTTGCTTTGCTGTACGAGCAAGATGAAAATTATGTCAGTGCTGCGATTTACCATCAAAATGGGTGTGATGCGGGCGATGCAAAAGAGTGTTCGCGCATAGGGACAATGTACTACTATGGACAAGGCGTAAGCCAAAGAGAAGAGCAAGCTGCCAAGCTTTTTAAAAAAGCGTGTGAGTTAGGTGATGAAATAGCGTGCAAAAACTATGAGCTCATTAAGAAGAGCTACTATATCGAATAAGCCAAATATTTTATGACACGTAAACATGTAAATTGGCATGCACAAGACTCGCAAGAGATTTTGGAAGCTTTACATGTAAACGAATATGAGGGCTTATCTTCGGATGAAATTGGAAAACGTCGATCACAGTATGGCGCCAATATTTTGAGTAAAAAACAAGAAGAGTCGGCTTTAAAACTCTTCTTGCTTCAGTTTCACCAACCCCTTGTTTACATTCTTCTTCTAGCGTGTGTCATTATGGCGCTTTTAGAAGAGTGGATGGATACAGGGGTTATCTTTGCCGTTGTCTTTATCAATGCGATCATTGGTTACATGCAAGAGTCCAAAGCGCGTAAAGCCATTGAAGCACTCGTCAGACTGAGCCGTAGCAATGTGATGGTTCTTCGTGATGGTAAAAAGTTTCTGCTTGAATCTTCCTTGATTGTTGTTGGCGACATCGTACTGCTTTACTCCGGCGATAAAATTCCTGCGGATGTCAAACTTCTGCACTCCAAAGAGCTTAAAGTTGATGAGTCTTTACTGACGGGCGAGTCACTTTCTGTTGAAAAAAGCGTGGGCGTAGTGCATGCTGATACCCCTTTAGCCGATCGTGTCAATATGCTTTTTGCCTCAACACTGGTGACCTATGGACAGGGAATGGGTGTTGTGGTCAGTGTGGGAGATGAGAGCCAACTTGGCAAGATCAACGCAATGATTTCACAAGCGGATGTCCTCCAAACACCTCTTACGAAAAAGCTTGCCTTTTTTTCTAAACGCATACTTTATGGTATTTTAGCGATGGCAGGAGTGGCGTTTGTCATTGGTATTATTCGTGGAGAAGAGCTGGTCATCACTTTTTTAGCGTCCGTTTCGATGGCGGTAGGGGTTATTCCCGAGGGATTGCCTGCTGCGATGACCATCATTCTCGCGATCGGGGTGGTAAAAATGGCACGTAAAAATGCCATCATCCGCAAGCTTCCCGCCGTAGAAACACTGGGGAGTACGACGGTTATTTGCACCGATAAAACAGGCACTCTTACCCAGAATGCAATGACAGTTACTGAAATCATGGCGGGTGAAAAAGCTTATACACTCAGTGGTAATGGGTATGATCCCAATGGTGAGATTTTAGAAGAGGGTATGCCCGTTACACTCCAGAAAACGACGCCACTTTATGAAGTGTTAGTGTGTGGTGTGCTGTGCAATACTTCGCATCATGTGAATGTGGAGGGTGTTTATACGATAGAAGGTGACCCAACGGAGGGGGCGCTTATTGTCTCTGCACTCAAAGCGGGCATCAAAGAGGAGCTGTTGAGCCAAGAGTTTGAACACGTCGATACGCTTTCCTTCGAGTCAGAACATCAGTATATGGCGTCAGGTTATAGCACGTATGGTGGCGCATCTTACCCTGTTTATGTTAAAGGCTCAGTAGAAAAAATCTTAGAGCGATGCGATGTTTACATGGATGCACAAGGAGCACTCTTAACGATTGATAAAGAGGGTATTTTAGCCCATGCAAATGCAATGGCAAGCAAAGGACTACGCATTTTAGCCTTTGCAAAAGTGCATCTAAAAGAAAAAACCAATCAACTTGGGCACCATCACTTGCAAAGCGGGCTTATTTTTTTAGGTCTTCAAGGGATGATCGACCCACCGCGTTTAGGTGTTATCGAAGCGCTTCAAAGTTGCTATCATGCTGGTATTTTGGTCAAGATGATCACAGGAGATCATAGCATAACCGCTTTGTCTATCGCACATTCCATTGGGTTAAAAACGGATGAAGAAACGCCTGTTTTAACCGGCAAAGAGATGGATGCTCTGAGCGATGAATCATTAGCGGCGCTGATTGAAAAGGTCAATGTCTATGCTCGCATCGCACCTGAGCAAAAATTGCGTCTGGTCAAAGCACTTCAATCACTTTCTCATATCGTCGCCATGACAGGGGATGGGGTCAATGACGCTCCTGCTCTTCGCCAAGCTAACATTGGAATCGCTATGGGCATAGCAGGTACCGAAGTTGCCAAAGAGTCCGCCGATATGATCTTGACAGATGATAACTTCGCTACACTCGAAGATGCCATCGAAGAGGGACGTGTGGTCTATGACAACATCATTAAGTTTATCACATGGGTACTTCCTTCCAACATGGGCGAGGGGCTTATCGTCATTTTTGCGATTATTTCGGGGATGACACTGCCGATATTGCCGTTGCAAATACTCTGGATCAATATGGCAACCGATAGCGTTTTAGGCATCATGCTCGCG from Sulfurospirillum oryzae encodes the following:
- a CDS encoding cation-translocating P-type ATPase, whose protein sequence is MTRKHVNWHAQDSQEILEALHVNEYEGLSSDEIGKRRSQYGANILSKKQEESALKLFLLQFHQPLVYILLLACVIMALLEEWMDTGVIFAVVFINAIIGYMQESKARKAIEALVRLSRSNVMVLRDGKKFLLESSLIVVGDIVLLYSGDKIPADVKLLHSKELKVDESLLTGESLSVEKSVGVVHADTPLADRVNMLFASTLVTYGQGMGVVVSVGDESQLGKINAMISQADVLQTPLTKKLAFFSKRILYGILAMAGVAFVIGIIRGEELVITFLASVSMAVGVIPEGLPAAMTIILAIGVVKMARKNAIIRKLPAVETLGSTTVICTDKTGTLTQNAMTVTEIMAGEKAYTLSGNGYDPNGEILEEGMPVTLQKTTPLYEVLVCGVLCNTSHHVNVEGVYTIEGDPTEGALIVSALKAGIKEELLSQEFEHVDTLSFESEHQYMASGYSTYGGASYPVYVKGSVEKILERCDVYMDAQGALLTIDKEGILAHANAMASKGLRILAFAKVHLKEKTNQLGHHHLQSGLIFLGLQGMIDPPRLGVIEALQSCYHAGILVKMITGDHSITALSIAHSIGLKTDEETPVLTGKEMDALSDESLAALIEKVNVYARIAPEQKLRLVKALQSLSHIVAMTGDGVNDAPALRQANIGIAMGIAGTEVAKESADMILTDDNFATLEDAIEEGRVVYDNIIKFITWVLPSNMGEGLIVIFAIISGMTLPILPLQILWINMATDSVLGIMLAYEPKEKNLMDRPPRNASEPILTGVLIFKVFLVGTILFINALCAFYYVQDLGMSEEVARTLVVNIFVFGEMFYLFNCRSLTYSMFQIGFFSNPYLLYGVVSIIVFELLFIYAPFMNVMFKSAPLGALEWGMTLASSLVVYVVIEFEKRFTSKRRLQKIS
- a CDS encoding LysE family translocator — protein: MFGLEFFTLTSIYFLALLSPGQDFFLIIKNALTHGYQKAWWSCVGIASGNALYITLAYMGHAYLSQYPRLLSFIEIGGALFLLYLGFLLLFAPKPTLENTLHVKSKMAFKLFVQGLLSALLNPKNILFYFSLLFTIIKPETVLHVKIFYALWMITLLLVWDMIVTLIFGNKRALKLFPYLFVVQKVIGVGLIGFSLKLLFSGF
- a CDS encoding tetratricopeptide repeat protein, with amino-acid sequence MHKLFFIVTIIVATSALYALDLVRESELQNECDHNNGVACLQLGTMYHLGDGVATNFRKAKELYTQSCSLGVAKGCSSLGFMYENGHAGTNYAKAAELYEKACVLGDAFACESLAVLYENGKGVSEDLQQAVNYYDRACSGGAASSCAHLALLYEQDENYVSAAIYHQNGCDAGDAKECSRIGTMYYYGQGVSQREEQAAKLFKKACELGDEIACKNYELIKKSYYIE
- a CDS encoding efflux RND transporter permease subunit: MWLKLYTNFITTHYKAVLLAVTIITGIFGYYSQYLSIDASAETLLLENDQALKLTREVHGRYISPDYLVVSFSPKDDMLSDKTLSTIKSLKESLLKVKGVESITSILDVPLLESPPKPIQEVIGNVQTLESPNIDKSLVQKELTTSPLYSQNLVSSDFKTTAIIVNLIDDPKYTELLTNRNKFILLEQERELTKDEKAQYENAKLVFKAYRDSTRDDTHRLIENVRATLKPYKGEGDLFLGGVLMIADDMISFVKNDIAIYGVAILVVMLVILWIIFREIRFVVIPILVSISAVIITTGINALIGLEITVISSNYVAMQLITTLSLVIHLIVCYREEYTLFPDVSQKELLGIVFERMGVPSIFIILTSVAGFGSLMTCNIVPIIDLGNMMNIGVTMSLLVTYTLFPAMMMLLKKEPPIMAFDKAFTLNESFAKIVEHHSRLILGVVLSLAIFSVLGASRLVVENSFINYFKENTEIYKGMKKIDNNLGGTTPLEIVVKFPKVEALAKNDTATAVDSFEDEFNQGGNDAKYWFTAQKMETILKVHDYLLSLPEVGNVSSLGTLSKVGRIIKQGKDFDNFELALMYNELSPEFKKILISPYVNIEHDEARFVVRVVDSKKDLRRNELLQTIQTELHTKVGLETEDYNLVGMMVLYNNMLQSLFSSQISTLGLAVLSLGGMFLFLFRSLKIAILAMTVNMVPISVIFGIMGFANIPLDMMSITIASIALGITVDNTIHYYYRFREELKIDGDYIASMHRAHGTIAFGMFYYSLATIVGFLVMVTSNFIPTLIFGLLTVIVLIVAIVSDLLFSPFLVVFFKPFGKGNKNKKSDLL
- a CDS encoding AraC family transcriptional regulator produces the protein MQIRQTLQSTRAYETHAHPTLSIGFMLEGQTCFQTPNGSFFLEQGALAIIPPYTQHSCNPIKESKRSYVMVYLDADFCAHIQERHFKEATTLLPLTSPLIFHKALFEAFTRIIKALIEGYSSLHVKALEVWLEKFFWLYTKQNETTQVDATLNNVAHFLENRVDEPLCLNELAKRFGVNPFVLTRHFKQAYGCTPKHYALDVRINHAKKLLQEGTSLALCAQYCGFVDQSHFHRFFKRHTALTPKEYQVNFIQ